A region from the Geobacter benzoatilyticus genome encodes:
- a CDS encoding HI0074 family nucleotidyltransferase substrate-binding subunit → MSIEEIIAQVTKIILKHSKPERIWLYGSRASGEAKEYSDIDIAFDDKDCKADWQIEEEIEKLQTLIKIDVKNIAHTEERFRQRVLSTGRVLYSASKKLRFEDGLYNFQRALERFSEAIAQREELEQRGYGDIVLDLCTKRFEFTYEMSWKAIKRGLDYMGIEAAYPRICFKEAYAIGLITNQDVWIDMIEQRNLSSHVYNQDEVRGILAKLETYRDNFDELYQALMQKLEH, encoded by the coding sequence TCTAAACCTGAGCGGATTTGGCTATACGGCTCACGCGCATCAGGAGAGGCCAAAGAGTATAGTGACATTGACATCGCCTTTGATGATAAAGACTGTAAGGCAGATTGGCAGATTGAAGAAGAGATTGAAAAACTTCAGACCCTGATAAAAATAGATGTAAAAAATATCGCCCATACTGAGGAGAGGTTCCGGCAACGGGTACTCTCCACTGGTCGGGTTTTGTACAGCGCCAGCAAAAAGTTACGGTTTGAAGACGGTCTTTACAACTTTCAGCGGGCTCTTGAGCGTTTTAGCGAGGCAATCGCGCAACGCGAAGAACTGGAGCAACGGGGCTATGGTGATATTGTCCTTGACCTCTGTACCAAACGCTTTGAATTCACCTACGAGATGTCATGGAAGGCGATCAAGCGGGGGCTTGACTACATGGGGATAGAAGCGGCTTATCCCAGGATATGCTTTAAAGAGGCTTACGCAATAGGTTTGATAACAAATCAGGATGTTTGGATTGATATGATTGAACAGCGAAATCTGAGCAGCCATGTCTATAATCAGGATGAAGTCCGGGGTATCCTCGCAAAGCTCGAAACCTATCGAGATAATTTCGACGAACTATATCAGGCTCTCATGCAAAAACTGGAACATTAG